AGATTCAATACCTCAAGGGAAAGAAGTAAATTGAATATATGTGAAAAAGAATCAAAGCAAGTAATAAAATCACCATAACAGTATAGGCTAATAAATGAAGGCTGCGAGAGACagttattaattaatatattttctgcaTTGTAGTTAACATATGTACTTTCTTCGTGccactttattttttccattaagtattgatattttgttatattcaGACAGGAGTACATTTCAACAGTCTTTTGcaataaatatcataaaataatagagattcgcataataaatattctttacaaTAAAAAAGTTTAACAAACTTTTGTCTTAAAAATAGTCAGAATTCAACTTTGtgatttatacataaaatatacaaaaagcacCACAGTTTGTGGTTAAGGcaatgaaaacacagaaaagatTAGAATCACCCAGCTGCTAACTACCCAAGGGGCCAAAAGAAGCAACCCCGAAGGAGCCAAGACCACTCCAGGCAGCTCAGCTCTTTAACACCCAGAGACGGGCCAGCAATCAGCCTGCCACCAAGAGCCCCTGTCAGTAACAGAGATTTGGTGAAGAGCATGGGCGTGGGGCGGGGGGCGCTGAGCCCTCCAgacaggaggctgcagcaggaatGGGGCAGGTACAGGATCTCCACGCTGTGGAGCAAACCCAAAACCATAGAAAGAGGAAACACCCGCCACAAGACACCTCTGTGAGGCAGCGCCCCACCGACGGAGGGAGGGAGCCAAGGAGCAGAGGGGCAGTGGTTAAAGGGAACTTTCACGTCATGGCAAAACTGGCTCCTCCTTCTACTCACGGTCCCCTGCTAGGACGATGGCCCTAACTGCAGACAGACTGGAGACGGGGCTTCTTCAAGCAGCCTGACAGCTGCCTCCTCCAAACCAATTTCCTCGCTCCCACCGAAGCCAGTCAAAGACAGCCTGGGCCACTGCAGTCGGGGGGGGTGTGGCCACCACTCTGGGGGGCCACTTGTAGAAGAAAAAGGCTACCCAGAAGCCCTCGGCCCTCAGCTCTTGCCATCGGTGGGAGTCCGCGCAGTCTCCGTCTCCTCTCACTGAAGATCACCCACCACAGAAACGTAACTCCATGAGTCAGACCTTGGgatggggagcagaaggcaggAAGCAGGGAAAACTCAAAGAAAAGAAGCTCAGCCTCCGACAGCCTCTTCCTCTACAGCCACAGCTGGAGAGCCAAGGTCCAGGAGGTGCAAGCCCCTCCATAGATCAGGAGGGCTTGCCCTGGGCCCGGGAGGTGCAGCTGTCCAGCCTACAGTAGACAGTGTTGGAGTGCTTGCACCTGCACCCTGGGCGGTGCACCCAGTCGTAACACCCCCAGCAGAGCTTCAGGCACCCCTTGGCCGGAGGGTAACAGAGCAGGCAGGGCAGGAACAGCGACATGGCTCCCATGCACAGGTACCTGGAGCAGCAGTGTGACTGTGAGCAGGAGCACGGGTGGTCTGAGCAGGAATCCCCCTCGTCGTCGTTGGAGCAGTGGTAGAAGAGGCCCTTGACCAGGCACATGCAGGTCCCGTACTCCACCATGCTCTCCGCGGAGCACAGGCACTGCCGGTTGCaggccaggcaggagggcagggtcCGGGGCGCCGTGCACTCCCCGCACTTGCACTTCCGGCACCGCTCGCAGATGAACTTGTGCTGGGCCGGGCCCTCTTTTGAGGAACCCTTCAGGTCATCCACAGTCAGTTGTTTGGGCTGGGTCCGGACCACCCTCTCGGACCTCTGAGCAGGGCCAGGCCTGGTTGGCGGGGAGCGTCCCAACAGCCCCTGCTCCGAGGaggcgctgctgctgctgctgctgctgctgccagagCTGGCTGCACTGCCAGTGCTGGTGGACCTGCTCAGAACGGGGCCCCGGGCACTGCTCGAGGATCCCGTGGGGCCCAGGTGGCTGGAGGGTCTCTGGTCGTAGCCTTTATTCACATTGACTGGTATGATTTCGTGCGTCCTCTCCTGCTTTTCTGGTCTGGGTGCTGTCCGAGGAGCGGGTCTCTTCACCACGGAAGGCCCTTCTGTGTACTCATTGCTGCCTCTGATGGCCTTGATCTGGTCAAGGGACAAAATAGCAATAGGCGGAATCTCTCTCTCATTGTCTGTCCTCTGACGGCCATCCAAAGAAGGCTGCTGGGTCACAACTAATGAAATTCCACTGCCATGCTGATTTGGGGGCTCCATGTGTGGGGACCTTGGATTGTAGCAGTCAGCGGAAACCTGGCATGCATCTGAAGTCCTAGAAAAGAAACGGAAAattaaggaaaaagagaaaataaacgaCAGGAAGCGTTTGTTGGGGGAGGGAGGTCCTGTCAAGTCACAAAGTGCCTAAACCACCTGGTAATGGTCTCCTTACACAATAATGCTGGGGTCCTGACCAGCAGCCAATTCTGAGAAGCTATGGACGCATCATAGGGGAATATAAGCAAGAGATCCCATGCCATAAAAATCAGACGTTTTTCCAGCTTTAAAAAAGCAGAATCAAGAGGAAGTAATGTCTTCCTGTTTGTGCAtccaacaaaaattaaaatgaaatttgccTTGGTGAAGAAATCTGGGCACAAGCTCTGGGAGAGCTCGTGTCTTGAGAAAGCTGAGTGTCAGTTCCCTGGTGGTTTGCATAAAGGAAATGTCTACTACATCTTAAAAATCAAGGATGACATGGGTGCCCAGGCCTTTTGTTGGCTGAATGCTATTACATGCTTTAGATTAAAGGAAATTAAGGAAAGCATTTTCCAAAAAGCTCAAGCTATTCCAAACTAAAATGGAATATTGGAATAAGCGGTCATGTTTAGTAGAAACCAGAAGTCAAAGGCTACCTTATCTGTGAGGTGCACAATAAAGGATAAGAAGCACAAGAGTTCTTGGTGTGTTAACAgtcactaacacacacacaccattctgTCACTATTGTAACAGAGTATTCACATCCGACTTCTTTAAAAGCTTGAACAAGAGCTCAGTCACATAAGAAGATAACTTTTATGCACAAGCCTCAGGCTTTCAAGCAGGGTGGGGAAATcctgagaaattaaaatattagccgaatttcctttaatttaaaaatatgtgtttatatgAGAGGCCTTGATCTTCAAAAGCACTGCCAACTCTGAGTCATTGTGCTTCTTGTAATAAGTATACTAATATCCTGATCAAAATAGGCATTTGGGTTTCCAGGCTCACAGTGACGTATTTCTAAGTTGTAATGTAATCTTCATAAAACAAACTACCAGATACAAAAACGCTCCCATTTCCAATCAATGGCAAACTATATTTCACACATATTCTCTGTAAAGTCTACTGATGCAACCCAAATCAAGACTGAAAGGGGAAAATGCCCCAAACCCCATCTTAAGGAATAAAGCGGAACAAAGCGCCTGCACCGAGCGTCCTGGACTCTCCTCCAGGTTCACTTCTCCAGCGCCCACTACTTTTACCTTCCTGCACGCGGCGAGGAACAGTCACCACGCGGGGTCTGGTCCAGTCCTTAAGGGCTGTTAAGATCGGCTCTTACTCCGGCCCATTAGACGCACCGAGGCCCGGCCCGCCCCAGGCAAGGGGCGCTTTAAGAACCGACTGCCCGCAAGGCCCCCCGCGGCGCGACCCGCACCCCAGCGCAGGTCCCCGGGGctggggccggggccggggccgaGCCCACGCCGCGGGCCAAGGGCACCGGCGGGCAGGGCCGGGGCGCGGGAGGCGCCCTCGGACCGGGGACCGCGTACCTCCTCGCACTGCCCACGGCGCTGGCTTCCCACGGCTCCGCAGCGCCGGCCGTGTCCCCCGTCCCCAGACCCGCTTCCCGGGCGCGCGCCCTCTGCGCTCCTCCGCCGGCAGCGCGAATAAATAGTCGCCGCGGAGGACGGGGAGGAAAAAGTTATGAATGAAAACAAGCTCTCCAGGGGGGCGAGGCCCCCGCCTCGCGAGGCGGCCGCGGCTTTTAAAGTGGCAGCGCCCTCTCCCGCCGCGCCCGCGCCGCGCCCGGGCCGCCCAAGGCCGCGGCGCGCTCCGGGCCGCCCCGACACGCGCGGCGCCCGCTGCGGACACGGCCCTCCGCCCGCCCCGGTCCCGTCCCGACCCGCACCTGCCGCACACTCACCCAGGCCGGAGCGGCGGCGGGGGCCCTCGCCGTGCGGCCCGGCCCGGGTCCCGGtgcgggcggcgggcggcgcgGCATCAACCGCGGCGGGGAGGACGCGGGGGCATCGCCCGAGCCGCGGTGCGTCGGCCCGCCCCCGCCGCCCCGCCGAGCGCCCCCTGCGGCCCCCTTCCGGCCGCCGCGCGCGGCTCTCCCGCGACCTCTCCCGGCTCGCGTGCGCCCCGCGGCTCAGCAGCATCCACCTGAGGCTCCTCTCCTGCAGCCTCGTCCGGGAACCAGCGGAGGAAGTCCCTTCGCTCGCGCTCTCCGAGCCTCGGGAACGCGAGCTGGCGCGCGGCGGGGAGGCGTGCGCGCCGGGCGCCGCGCGGCTCCCTCCGCTCCCCGcggggcaggcaggcaggggcGGCTCCGGACGAGTGGATCCACGTCGCGGGCTCGGCGGGCCGAGGCCGGTGGGGGAGGGGCTCCCACCGCCTCTGGGGGGCGAAAGGAGCGAAGTTCGGGGTCCTTCTCAGGGCGAGGTGGGAGGACGTCGTCCTGGTCCCCGCGCAGGCCGAGGCGCTCCGCCGATCCCGCACGCTGGGCAGTGGGCGCCGCGTCCCGGGAGCCGCGGTCCCGGCAGGTCAGCCTCTCCTGGGCAGCGCTCACTTCCAGTCCTCCGCCCCTCCGGTTCCACGGTGAAACGCCTGCCACAGATGATCACAGAGAAACACGTCAGTCTCCCTTCTCTCCGGGCCCTGGGACGCGCCCGCGCCCGCCGCCGGCCAGCTCGCCCGCGCCCGCAGCCCAGCCATGTGCCCGCGCCCGGTGATTGACAGGCCGGCGCAGTCGCGTGTCAGCAGCGAGCCTGGGTAACATGCAGCCGTGCACGTTTTGCTGAAGTGCTTTTGCCCCTGGGAATGCCCAGGAGTTCAACCAACGTCAAGCAGCGCCTGTCAGGGACTCGGCACGCAGAAAGGAACGCAGGTTTGAACCCGGCTTCGCTCGGACTCGGTCGCCAACAATGCCTAAACAGACCCTCGTAGGGTCCAGCCCCTCTTCGGCACAAACGGCCTGTTTCACACAGCGACAGTCCCAGAGGTTAAACTTGCTGTTCGATTAAGGGGGAAGTGAAAGGGACCCTGCTTTTTCTTTTAGCGGTAGACTTTTAAGAGCGTTCAGTAGTGGGAACGCTGCCGGTGTTTTGAAATGCAGCCAGTAATCTCAGCTCTAGAGCAAGTTCAAAGAAATGTTCACTTCCTTGCAAAAACCGACATTTCTCACCTTATCTTTCCTAAAATGTCTacgaaggaaaggaaggaaacagtTCTTACCTAATGCAAAGATTGGAAATTGCTTTTCACGCACATGTACGGCGACTGCAGCTGTTCCTTATCCGGGGCAGGGAGCTGGGTCCGCTGCTATCGCTCTGCAAACCACTGTGTGCCTTACAGAGCGATCCCACTCCTGCTCCGCAGAATTTCAGCTCCTCGCggccacctccacctccactccAAGACACGCCCCCAGTGATATCATGTGTCAATCACACCAGCTGCCCGAAAACCTGGAACAGGATTTCCTCCCGTTTCCGTTGGCGCTTGGTTTGTGTTTACCAACTTGGAAACGTGAACTTATAGACTCGTGTAA
This genomic interval from Ictidomys tridecemlineatus isolate mIctTri1 chromosome 9, mIctTri1.hap1, whole genome shotgun sequence contains the following:
- the LOC120892613 gene encoding uncharacterized protein LOC120892613, yielding MNENKLSRGARPPPREAAAAFKVAAPSPAAPAPRPGRPRPRRAPGRPDTRGARCGHGPPPAPVPSRPAPAAHSPRPERRRGPSPCGPARVPVRAAGGAASTAAGRTRGHRPSRGASARPRRPAERPLRPPSGRRARLSRDLSRLACAPRLSSIHLRLLSCSLVREPAEEVPSLALSEPRERELARGGEACAPGAARLPPLPAGQAGRGGSGRVDPRRGLGGPRPVGEGLPPPLGGERSEVRGPSQGEVGGRRPGPRAGRGAPPIPHAGQWAPRPGSRGPGRSASPGQRSLPVLRPSGSTVKRLPQMITEKHVSLPSLRALGRARARRRPARPRPQPSHVPAPGD
- the Spry1 gene encoding protein sprouty homolog 1 → MEPPNQHGSGISLVVTQQPSLDGRQRTDNEREIPPIAILSLDQIKAIRGSNEYTEGPSVVKRPAPRTAPRPEKQERTHEIIPVNVNKGYDQRPSSHLGPTGSSSSARGPVLSRSTSTGSAASSGSSSSSSSSASSEQGLLGRSPPTRPGPAQRSERVVRTQPKQLTVDDLKGSSKEGPAQHKFICERCRKCKCGECTAPRTLPSCLACNRQCLCSAESMVEYGTCMCLVKGLFYHCSNDDEGDSCSDHPCSCSQSHCCSRYLCMGAMSLFLPCLLCYPPAKGCLKLCWGCYDWVHRPGCRCKHSNTVYCRLDSCTSRAQGKPS